The Streptomyces sp. SS1-1 genome has a segment encoding these proteins:
- a CDS encoding ribonuclease Z: protein MSVRELVVLGTASQVPTRHRNHNGYVLRWDGEGILFDPGEGTQRQMLRAGVAAHDLNRICVTHFHGDHSLGLAGVIQRINLDRVPHPVTAHYPRSGQRFFDRLRYATAYRETVEITQAPVDADGPVADTGAYTLHTARLSHPVESYGYRLVEPDGRRMLPELLAAHGVRGPDVGRLQRDGVLGGVTLDDVSEVRRGQRFAFVMDTRLCDGVYALADGCDMLVIESTFLDEDVALAEEHGHLTAGQAARVALDAGVGHLVLTHFSQRYTDPAEFERQARAAGFDGDLTVAHDLLRVPLPKRRTP from the coding sequence GTGTCCGTCCGTGAACTGGTCGTCCTCGGGACGGCGAGCCAGGTCCCGACCCGGCACCGCAACCACAACGGCTATGTGCTGCGCTGGGACGGCGAGGGCATCCTGTTCGACCCCGGCGAGGGCACCCAGCGGCAGATGCTGCGGGCCGGGGTCGCCGCCCACGACCTGAACCGGATCTGTGTCACCCACTTCCACGGCGACCACTCGCTGGGACTCGCCGGGGTGATCCAGCGGATCAACCTGGACCGGGTGCCGCACCCCGTCACCGCCCACTACCCGCGCTCCGGGCAGCGTTTCTTCGACCGGCTGCGGTACGCCACGGCCTACCGGGAGACCGTCGAGATCACCCAGGCCCCGGTCGACGCCGACGGGCCGGTCGCCGACACCGGCGCGTACACGCTGCACACCGCCCGGCTGTCGCACCCCGTCGAGTCGTACGGCTACCGCCTGGTCGAGCCCGACGGCCGCCGGATGCTGCCCGAGCTGCTCGCCGCGCACGGCGTGAGGGGCCCGGACGTCGGCCGGCTCCAGCGGGACGGCGTGCTCGGCGGGGTCACGCTCGACGATGTCAGCGAGGTCCGGCGCGGCCAGCGGTTCGCGTTCGTCATGGACACCCGGCTGTGCGACGGGGTGTACGCCCTCGCCGACGGCTGCGACATGCTCGTCATCGAGTCCACGTTCCTGGACGAGGACGTCGCCCTCGCCGAGGAGCACGGGCATCTGACCGCCGGTCAGGCCGCCCGCGTGGCGCTCGACGCCGGGGTGGGGCACCTGGTGCTCACCCACTTCAGCCAGCGCTACACCGACCCCGCGGAGTTCGAGCGGCAGGCGCGGGCCGCCGGTTTCGACGGCGACCTGACCGTGGCTCACGACCTGCTGAGGGTCCCCCTCCCCAAGCGCCGCACCCCCTAG
- the dnaJ gene encoding molecular chaperone DnaJ — translation MATDYYAVLGVRRDASQEEIKKAFRRLARELHPDVNPDPKTQERFKEINAAYEVLSDPQKKQVYDLGGDPLSQAGGGGAGGFGAGGFGNFSDIMDAFFGTASQRGPRSRTRRGQDAMIRLEVELDEAAFGTTKDIQVDTAVVCNTCNGEGAAPGTSAQTCDMCRGRGEVSQVTRSFLGQVMTSRPCPQCQGFGTVVPTPCPECAGDGRVRSRRTLTVKIPAGVDNGTRIQLAGEGEVGPGGGPAGDLYVEIHELPHSTFQRRGDDLHCTVTIPMTAAALGTKVPLETLDGMEEVDIRPGTQSGQSIPLHGRGVTHLRGGGRGDLVVHVEVQTPTKLDPEQERLLRELSKLRGEERPQGQFQPGQQGLFSRLKDAFNGR, via the coding sequence GTGGCCACGGACTACTACGCCGTGCTCGGCGTGCGTCGCGACGCGTCGCAGGAAGAGATCAAGAAGGCCTTCCGGCGGCTCGCCCGCGAGCTGCACCCGGACGTCAACCCGGACCCGAAGACCCAGGAGCGGTTCAAGGAGATCAACGCCGCCTACGAGGTGCTGTCGGACCCGCAGAAGAAGCAGGTCTACGACCTCGGCGGCGACCCGCTGTCCCAGGCGGGCGGCGGAGGCGCGGGCGGCTTCGGCGCCGGTGGCTTCGGCAACTTCTCCGACATCATGGACGCCTTCTTCGGCACCGCGTCCCAGCGGGGCCCGCGCTCGCGGACCCGGCGCGGCCAGGACGCGATGATCCGGCTGGAGGTCGAACTCGACGAGGCGGCCTTCGGCACCACGAAGGACATCCAGGTCGACACCGCCGTCGTCTGCAACACCTGCAACGGCGAGGGCGCCGCGCCCGGCACCTCCGCGCAGACCTGCGACATGTGCCGCGGCCGCGGCGAGGTGTCGCAGGTGACCCGGTCCTTCCTCGGCCAGGTCATGACCTCGCGCCCCTGCCCGCAGTGCCAGGGCTTCGGCACCGTCGTCCCCACACCGTGCCCGGAGTGCGCGGGCGACGGACGCGTGCGGTCCCGCCGCACGCTCACCGTCAAGATCCCGGCCGGCGTCGACAACGGCACGCGGATCCAGCTCGCGGGTGAGGGCGAGGTCGGCCCCGGCGGCGGTCCCGCCGGCGACCTGTACGTGGAGATCCACGAGCTGCCGCACTCCACCTTCCAGCGGCGCGGCGACGACCTGCACTGCACCGTCACCATCCCGATGACGGCGGCGGCGCTCGGCACCAAGGTCCCGCTGGAGACGCTGGACGGCATGGAGGAGGTCGACATCCGGCCCGGCACCCAGTCCGGCCAGTCGATCCCGCTGCACGGCCGCGGTGTGACGCATCTGCGCGGCGGGGGCCGCGGCGACCTCGTCGTGCACGTCGAGGTGCAGACCCCCACCAAGCTCGACCCCGAGCAGGAGCGCCTGCTGCGCGAGCTGTCCAAGCTGCGCGGCGAGGAGCGGCCCCAGGGCCAGTTCCAGCCCGGTCAGCAGGGGCTGTTCTCGCGGCTGAAGGACGCCTTCAACGGTCGGTGA
- a CDS encoding 16S rRNA (uracil(1498)-N(3))-methyltransferase: protein MTAPVFVVDSLEHAGGPYVLDGPEGRHAVSVKRLRAGEEVVLTDGLGHWAEGVVAAAEGKDRLVVDLGAVAEEPEPRPRITVVQALPKGDRGELAVETMTETGVDRIVPWTAARCITQWKGERAAKALGKWRATAREAGKQSRRVRFPEVTEAATTKQVAALLAGAAFAAVLHEDRDYGSAPLATAELPAEGDLVLVVGPEGGVSPEELAVFEEAGARAHRLGRSVLRTSTAGTAATALLLGRTGRWS, encoded by the coding sequence ATGACCGCGCCCGTCTTCGTCGTCGACTCCCTGGAGCACGCCGGCGGGCCGTACGTCCTCGACGGGCCCGAGGGCCGGCACGCCGTGTCCGTGAAACGGCTGCGGGCCGGCGAGGAGGTCGTCCTCACCGACGGGCTCGGGCACTGGGCCGAGGGCGTCGTCGCCGCCGCCGAGGGCAAGGACCGGCTGGTCGTCGACCTCGGCGCGGTCGCCGAGGAGCCCGAGCCCCGGCCGCGGATCACCGTCGTCCAGGCCCTGCCCAAGGGCGACCGGGGCGAACTGGCCGTCGAGACCATGACCGAGACCGGCGTCGACCGGATCGTGCCGTGGACGGCCGCCCGCTGCATCACCCAGTGGAAGGGCGAGCGCGCGGCGAAGGCCCTCGGCAAGTGGCGGGCCACCGCCCGCGAGGCCGGCAAGCAGTCCCGCCGGGTGCGCTTCCCCGAGGTCACGGAGGCGGCCACCACCAAGCAGGTCGCCGCCCTCCTCGCGGGAGCCGCGTTCGCCGCCGTCCTGCACGAGGACCGGGACTACGGCAGCGCGCCGCTGGCCACCGCCGAACTGCCCGCCGAGGGCGACCTGGTGCTCGTCGTCGGTCCCGAAGGCGGCGTCTCCCCCGAGGAGTTGGCCGTGTTCGAGGAGGCCGGCGCACGCGCCCACCGCCTCGGCCGTTCCGTGCTGCGCACCTCGACCGCCGGGACCGCCGCGACGGCCCTGCTGCTGGGGCGCACCGGCCGCTGGTCCTGA
- a CDS encoding histidine triad nucleotide-binding protein produces the protein MAGEPQDDCLFCKIVAGHVPATIVRETETTVAFRDINPQAPTHVLIIPRAHYKDAAALATAEPALAADLLREAQAVADEEKLDSYRIVFNTGAGAGQTVFHTHAHVLGGRGLEWPPG, from the coding sequence ATGGCTGGGGAGCCGCAGGACGACTGCCTGTTCTGCAAGATCGTCGCGGGGCATGTCCCGGCGACCATCGTGCGGGAGACCGAGACGACCGTCGCCTTCCGCGACATCAACCCGCAGGCGCCCACCCACGTCCTGATCATCCCCAGGGCCCACTACAAGGACGCGGCCGCGCTCGCCACCGCCGAACCGGCGCTCGCCGCCGACCTCCTGCGCGAGGCCCAGGCCGTGGCGGACGAGGAGAAGCTGGACAGCTACCGCATCGTGTTCAACACGGGTGCGGGCGCCGGCCAGACGGTCTTCCACACGCACGCCCACGTCCTCGGCGGCCGCGGTCTCGAGTGGCCCCCCGGATAG
- a CDS encoding S41 family peptidase — MTQPATSTPVPPAYLRHPHLHGDLVAFTAEDDVWLAPLDGGRAWRVSADNVPVTSPRISPDGTTVAWTSTRDGAPEVHIAPVDGGPSTRLTHWGSQRTRVRGWTPDGRVLAISTWGQGGSRRTWAHAVPLDGGPATTLPYGPVGDVVHGPRLLLASAPMGLEAARWKRYRGGTAGKLWIDREGDGDFVRLHEDLDGNLECPLWAGDRVAFLSDHEGVGAVYSSLADGSDLRRHTPVDGFYARHASGDGTRVVYASAGELWLLDDLDTAEPRRLGVRLGGQRTDRRPYLLNAARWFGSASPDHTARGSAVAVRGSVHWVTHRSGPARALAAEPGVRARLPRTFRADGEEWVVWVTDAEGEDALEFAPATGLAPGATPRRLAAGRLGRVLELAVAPDGSRAAVAAHDGRLLFVERESGEVREVDRSADGPVSGLVFSPDSAWLAWAHPGPDPLSQLKLANTTDLSVSEATPLRFRDYAPAFTLDGKHLAFLSTRAFDPVYDEHVFDLAFVVGSRPHLITLAATTPSPFGPQRHGRAFDAPDKDETPDSEGTPATRIDLEGLADRIVPFPVEAARYGHLRAAKDGVLWLRHPVRGVLGAARAGLDDPEPKTELERYDLVRRRVEHLADDADHFEVSGDGKRVLLWTDGRLRVVPSDRRPSGDEDGDSNVAVDLGRVRQRVDPSAEWRQMFEETGRIMRDHFWRADMNGVDWAGVLDRYRPLLDRVATHDDLVDLLWEVQGELGTSHAYVGGHGHGGGPGQGLLGADISRHEDGSWRIDRILPSETSDPEARAPLAAPGVAVRPGDAIAAVAGVPVDPVTGPGPLLVGTAGKPVELTVSPAGGGDARHTVVVPVADEQPLRYHAWVADRRAYVHERSGGRLGYLHVPDMQAPGWAQIHRDLRVEVAREGLVVDVRENGGGHTSQLVVEKLARRIVGWELPRGMRPYSYPLDAPRGPVVAVANEFSGSDGDIVNAAIKALGLGPVVGTRTWGGVIGIDSRYHLVDGTLVTQPKYAIWLEGYGWDVENHGVDPDVEVVQRPQDWAAGRDAQLDEAIRIALEALETTPAKTPPTLPER, encoded by the coding sequence GTGACACAGCCCGCGACCTCCACCCCGGTCCCGCCCGCCTATCTGCGCCACCCGCATCTGCACGGCGACCTCGTCGCGTTCACCGCGGAGGACGACGTCTGGCTCGCCCCGCTCGACGGCGGCCGCGCCTGGCGGGTCAGCGCCGACAACGTCCCCGTCACCTCGCCGCGCATCTCGCCCGACGGCACGACCGTCGCCTGGACGTCCACCCGCGACGGGGCGCCCGAGGTGCACATCGCGCCGGTCGACGGCGGCCCCTCCACCCGCCTCACCCACTGGGGCAGCCAGCGCACCCGGGTGCGCGGCTGGACGCCGGACGGCCGGGTCCTCGCCATCAGCACCTGGGGCCAGGGCGGCAGCCGCCGCACCTGGGCGCACGCCGTCCCGCTGGACGGCGGCCCCGCCACCACCCTGCCGTACGGACCCGTCGGTGACGTCGTGCACGGGCCGCGCCTGCTGCTCGCCTCCGCGCCGATGGGGCTGGAGGCCGCCCGCTGGAAGCGCTACCGGGGCGGCACCGCGGGCAAGCTGTGGATCGACCGGGAGGGCGACGGCGACTTCGTCCGGCTGCACGAGGACCTCGACGGGAACCTGGAGTGCCCCCTGTGGGCGGGCGACCGGGTCGCGTTCCTCTCCGACCACGAGGGCGTCGGCGCCGTGTACTCCTCCCTCGCCGACGGCTCCGACCTGCGCCGGCACACACCCGTCGACGGCTTCTACGCCCGGCACGCCTCCGGGGACGGCACCCGCGTCGTCTACGCGAGCGCCGGTGAGCTGTGGCTGCTGGACGACCTGGACACGGCCGAGCCGCGCCGCCTCGGCGTCCGGCTCGGCGGGCAGCGCACCGACCGCCGGCCGTACCTCCTGAACGCCGCCCGCTGGTTCGGCTCCGCGTCCCCCGACCACACCGCGCGCGGCAGCGCGGTCGCCGTCCGCGGCAGCGTCCACTGGGTCACCCACCGCTCCGGCCCCGCCCGCGCGCTCGCCGCCGAGCCCGGCGTCCGCGCCCGGCTGCCGCGCACCTTCCGCGCGGACGGCGAGGAGTGGGTGGTGTGGGTGACGGACGCGGAGGGCGAGGACGCCCTTGAGTTCGCCCCCGCGACCGGCCTCGCGCCCGGCGCCACCCCGCGCCGGCTCGCCGCCGGACGGCTCGGCCGGGTGCTGGAGCTGGCCGTGGCGCCCGACGGCAGCCGGGCCGCGGTCGCCGCGCACGACGGACGGCTCCTGTTCGTCGAGCGGGAGAGCGGCGAGGTCCGCGAGGTGGACCGCAGCGCCGACGGCCCCGTCTCGGGGCTGGTGTTCTCGCCGGACTCGGCCTGGCTGGCCTGGGCGCACCCCGGCCCCGACCCGCTGTCCCAGCTGAAGCTCGCCAACACCACCGACCTGTCGGTGTCCGAGGCGACCCCGCTGCGGTTCCGGGACTACGCGCCCGCGTTCACGCTCGACGGCAAGCACCTGGCGTTCCTGTCCACCCGGGCCTTCGACCCCGTCTACGACGAGCACGTCTTCGACCTGGCGTTCGTCGTGGGCTCACGGCCGCACCTGATCACCCTCGCCGCGACCACGCCGTCCCCGTTCGGCCCGCAGCGGCACGGGCGGGCCTTCGACGCCCCGGACAAGGACGAGACCCCCGACAGCGAGGGCACCCCGGCCACCCGGATCGACCTGGAGGGGCTCGCCGACCGGATCGTGCCGTTCCCGGTCGAGGCCGCCCGCTACGGGCATCTGCGGGCCGCCAAGGACGGGGTGCTGTGGCTGCGGCACCCGGTGCGCGGCGTGCTCGGCGCGGCCCGGGCCGGACTCGACGACCCCGAGCCGAAGACCGAGCTGGAGCGCTACGACCTCGTGCGGCGGCGCGTGGAGCATCTCGCCGACGACGCCGACCACTTCGAGGTCAGCGGTGACGGCAAACGGGTGCTGCTGTGGACGGACGGGCGGCTCAGGGTCGTCCCGAGCGACCGGCGCCCCTCCGGCGACGAGGACGGCGACTCCAACGTCGCCGTGGATCTCGGCCGGGTGCGGCAGCGCGTCGACCCGTCGGCGGAGTGGCGGCAGATGTTCGAGGAGACCGGCCGCATCATGCGCGACCACTTCTGGCGGGCCGACATGAACGGCGTGGACTGGGCGGGCGTCCTCGACCGCTACCGGCCGCTGCTGGACCGGGTGGCCACCCACGACGACCTGGTCGACCTGCTGTGGGAGGTGCAGGGCGAACTGGGCACCTCGCACGCGTACGTCGGCGGGCACGGGCACGGCGGCGGCCCCGGGCAGGGCCTGCTCGGCGCCGACATCTCGCGCCATGAGGACGGCAGTTGGCGGATCGACCGGATCCTGCCGTCGGAGACCTCCGACCCGGAGGCCCGGGCTCCGCTGGCCGCGCCGGGTGTCGCGGTGCGCCCCGGTGACGCGATCGCCGCGGTGGCCGGGGTGCCGGTGGACCCGGTGACCGGGCCAGGGCCGCTGCTCGTCGGCACCGCGGGCAAACCGGTGGAGCTGACGGTCTCACCGGCCGGCGGCGGGGACGCCCGGCACACCGTCGTCGTGCCGGTCGCCGACGAGCAGCCGCTGCGCTACCACGCGTGGGTCGCGGACCGGCGGGCGTACGTCCACGAGCGGTCCGGCGGCCGGCTCGGCTATCTGCACGTGCCCGACATGCAGGCGCCCGGCTGGGCCCAGATCCACCGCGACCTGCGGGTCGAGGTGGCCCGCGAGGGCCTCGTCGTGGACGTCCGGGAGAACGGCGGCGGGCACACCTCGCAGCTGGTCGTGGAGAAGCTCGCCCGGCGCATCGTCGGCTGGGAACTGCCGCGCGGCATGCGGCCGTACAGCTATCCGCTGGACGCGCCGCGCGGTCCCGTGGTGGCCGTGGCGAACGAGTTCTCCGGCTCCGACGGCGACATCGTCAACGCGGCCATCAAGGCGCTCGGGCTCGGGCCGGTCGTCGGCACCCGCACCTGGGGCGGGGTCATCGGCATCGACAGCCGGTACCACCTGGTCGACGGCACCCTGGTCACCCAGCCCAAGTACGCCATCTGGCTGGAGGGGTACGGCTGGGACGTGGAGAACCACGGGGTCGACCCGGACGTGGAGGTCGTCCAACGCCCGCAGGACTGGGCGGCGGGCCGGGACGCCCAGCTCGACGAGGCGATCCGGATCGCGCTGGAGGCGCTGGAGACCACGCCCGCGAAGACTCCGCCCACCCTGCCCGAGCGCTGA
- a CDS encoding MFS transporter, whose product MFAPRTTPWPLVALFTAGYLAPYLLPTVVGRLDSGLPLTPTQAGAIGSALLLSSAAAGFLLASRVERLGARRLARTGLALALFGYGGAALAHAVPAVVLGVMAGGLGSGTVTAVAATRIAALGADPARTGRGTWRTDPHRVTTAGLLGVSALAGALYLTVPHLGPGHDRPLAAIALTALAVWPLTGRLTAAEVPSESAAVRPPAPLPHRRHGLILAGCMLLWSLAQNSLWGVSGRIGLNQAHLTEAAVGAVFAVALGAGLLGVTGAGALGPRLGRALPVGGGTVLIAVCIALSASATDLTTFATGEIAWNTVYPIVLSYVIGLAASLDGRGRWAVLVGSASSLGTAAGPLTGSVLSAGAGFPVMGVILAAGLLLVAVPLTVVALGRRTPEPATAADVEVVAIPLDTTEAVPAAPERLAPAS is encoded by the coding sequence GTGTTCGCCCCTCGCACCACCCCCTGGCCCCTCGTCGCCCTCTTCACGGCCGGGTACCTCGCCCCGTATCTGCTGCCGACCGTCGTCGGCCGGCTCGACTCGGGCCTTCCGCTCACCCCGACCCAGGCCGGCGCCATCGGCAGTGCCCTGCTGCTGAGTTCGGCGGCGGCCGGCTTCCTGCTGGCCTCCCGCGTCGAACGCCTCGGCGCGCGCCGCCTCGCCCGGACCGGGCTGGCCCTGGCCCTGTTCGGCTACGGCGGGGCCGCGCTCGCGCACGCCGTACCGGCCGTCGTCCTCGGCGTCATGGCCGGCGGCCTCGGGTCGGGCACCGTCACCGCGGTCGCCGCCACCCGGATCGCCGCCCTCGGGGCGGACCCGGCCCGGACGGGACGCGGGACCTGGCGCACCGACCCGCACCGGGTCACCACCGCGGGCCTGCTCGGGGTCTCCGCCCTCGCGGGCGCCCTCTATCTGACGGTCCCGCACCTCGGTCCCGGCCACGACCGGCCGCTGGCGGCGATCGCGCTCACCGCGCTCGCGGTGTGGCCGCTCACCGGCCGGCTCACCGCCGCCGAGGTCCCGTCGGAGTCGGCCGCGGTGCGGCCCCCGGCCCCGCTCCCGCATCGTCGGCACGGCCTGATCCTCGCCGGCTGCATGCTCCTGTGGTCCCTCGCGCAGAACTCCCTGTGGGGCGTCAGCGGCCGGATCGGCCTGAACCAGGCGCACCTGACGGAGGCCGCCGTGGGCGCGGTGTTCGCCGTGGCGCTGGGCGCCGGGCTGCTCGGGGTGACCGGGGCGGGCGCGCTCGGGCCCCGGCTCGGCCGCGCGCTGCCCGTCGGCGGCGGCACCGTCCTCATCGCCGTGTGCATCGCGCTGAGCGCGTCCGCGACGGACCTGACGACGTTCGCGACCGGCGAGATCGCCTGGAACACGGTCTACCCGATCGTGCTGTCGTACGTCATCGGCCTGGCCGCCTCCCTCGACGGCCGGGGCCGCTGGGCGGTGCTCGTCGGCTCGGCGTCGTCGCTGGGCACGGCCGCGGGCCCGCTCACCGGGAGCGTGCTGTCGGCCGGGGCGGGCTTCCCGGTGATGGGCGTGATCCTCGCGGCGGGGCTGCTGCTGGTCGCCGTGCCGCTGACGGTGGTGGCGCTGGGCCGCCGCACTCCGGAGCCGGCCACGGCCGCGGACGTCGAGGTCGTCGCCATCCCGCTGGACACCACCGAGGCCGTCCCGGCCGCCCCGGAGCGCCTGGCCCCCGCCAGCTAG
- a CDS encoding 5-dehydro-4-deoxyglucarate dehydratase yields MIGVGLATSTDNDTDTDTDTAGERATDTVGRLRDGMARGVLSFPLTSFHADGSLDEDGFRAHLAVQLASGPGAVFPACGTGEFFSLDEDEYRAVVTAAVEETAGRVPVVAGVGYGWAQAARFARVAEEAGADALLVLPHYLVAAPQDGLVAQLEALAARTRLPLIAYQRGPVAYSPDALRRIARVPGVVGLKDGHGDLDRLQRLTLAAPEGFLFFNGASTAELQARAYAAVGVPAYSSAVHAFAPEIANAFFAALRDGDDGTTTALLRDFYGPLAGIRDRVPGYAVSLVKAAARLRGRPVGPVRAPLTDPSPADLAELRALLGTGLAVVGATP; encoded by the coding sequence ATGATCGGCGTGGGCCTCGCCACGAGCACGGACAACGACACGGACACCGACACGGACACGGCCGGCGAACGGGCCACGGACACCGTCGGACGGCTGCGGGACGGCATGGCCCGCGGTGTGCTGTCCTTCCCGCTCACGAGCTTCCACGCCGACGGCTCGCTCGACGAGGACGGCTTCCGCGCGCACCTGGCCGTCCAGCTGGCGTCCGGACCGGGCGCCGTCTTCCCGGCCTGCGGCACCGGCGAGTTCTTCTCCCTGGACGAGGACGAGTACCGGGCCGTCGTCACCGCCGCCGTCGAGGAGACCGCCGGACGCGTGCCCGTCGTCGCCGGCGTCGGCTACGGCTGGGCGCAGGCCGCCCGGTTCGCCCGCGTCGCCGAGGAGGCCGGCGCCGACGCCCTCCTCGTGCTGCCCCACTACCTCGTCGCCGCCCCGCAGGACGGCCTCGTCGCCCAGCTGGAGGCGCTCGCCGCCCGGACCCGGCTGCCGCTCATCGCCTACCAGCGCGGACCGGTCGCCTACAGCCCCGACGCGCTGCGCCGCATCGCCCGAGTCCCCGGGGTCGTCGGCCTCAAGGACGGCCACGGCGACCTCGACCGGCTCCAGCGCCTCACCCTCGCCGCCCCCGAGGGCTTCCTGTTCTTCAACGGCGCCTCCACCGCAGAACTCCAGGCCCGCGCCTACGCCGCCGTCGGCGTCCCCGCCTACTCCTCCGCCGTCCACGCCTTCGCCCCCGAGATCGCGAACGCCTTCTTCGCCGCGCTCCGGGACGGCGACGACGGCACCACCACCGCCCTGCTGCGCGACTTCTACGGCCCGCTCGCCGGGATCCGCGACCGCGTGCCCGGCTACGCCGTGTCCCTGGTCAAGGCCGCCGCCCGGCTGCGCGGGCGCCCTGTCGGGCCGGTCCGCGCCCCGCTGACCGACCCGTCCCCCGCCGACCTGGCCGAGCTGCGCGCCCTCCTCGGCACCGGGCTCGCCGTCGTGGGCGCGACCCCGTGA
- a CDS encoding nitronate monooxygenase, whose amino-acid sequence MSSALTDLLPHPIVQAPMAGGVSVPQLAAAVSEAGGLGFLAAGYKTADGMYQEIKQLRSLTQRPFGVNLFMPQPEQADPAAVDVYAHQLAGEAAWYETELGDPESGRDDGYDAKLAVLLDNPVPVVSFHFGVPGADVLESLRRAGTFTLVTATTPDEALAVERAGADAVIAQGVEAGGHQGTHRDNPEAECAGLGVLTLVSQIRETVGLPVVAAGGIMRGGQIAAVLAAGAAAAQLGTAFLATHESGANAVHKQALTNPLFTRTELTRAFSGRPARGLVNRFLREHGPYAPAAYPEIHHLTAPLRKKAAASGDPQGMALWAGQGHRQARELPAGQLVEVLAAELEAAATALSAHPKGPTR is encoded by the coding sequence ATGTCCTCCGCACTGACCGATCTCCTGCCGCACCCGATCGTGCAGGCCCCCATGGCGGGCGGTGTCTCCGTGCCGCAGCTCGCCGCTGCCGTGTCCGAGGCGGGAGGGCTGGGCTTCCTGGCCGCCGGGTACAAGACCGCCGACGGGATGTACCAGGAGATCAAGCAGCTGCGGAGCCTCACCCAGCGCCCCTTCGGCGTGAACCTCTTCATGCCCCAGCCGGAGCAGGCCGACCCGGCCGCCGTGGACGTCTACGCCCATCAGCTCGCCGGTGAGGCCGCCTGGTACGAGACCGAGCTGGGGGACCCCGAGAGCGGCCGCGACGACGGCTACGACGCCAAACTCGCCGTGCTGCTCGACAACCCGGTGCCGGTCGTCTCCTTCCACTTCGGGGTGCCCGGCGCCGACGTGCTGGAGTCCCTGCGCCGCGCCGGGACCTTCACCCTCGTCACCGCCACCACCCCCGACGAGGCCCTCGCCGTCGAGCGGGCCGGGGCGGACGCCGTGATCGCCCAGGGCGTCGAGGCGGGCGGCCACCAGGGCACCCACCGCGACAACCCCGAGGCCGAGTGCGCCGGACTCGGTGTGCTCACCCTGGTCTCCCAGATCCGCGAGACCGTGGGCCTCCCCGTCGTCGCCGCCGGGGGCATCATGCGGGGCGGCCAGATCGCCGCCGTCCTCGCCGCCGGGGCCGCCGCCGCCCAGCTCGGCACCGCCTTCCTGGCCACCCACGAGTCCGGCGCGAACGCCGTGCACAAGCAGGCGCTCACCAACCCCCTGTTCACCCGCACCGAGCTGACCCGTGCCTTCTCCGGCCGCCCGGCCCGCGGCCTCGTCAACCGCTTCCTGCGCGAGCACGGGCCGTACGCGCCCGCCGCCTACCCCGAGATCCACCACCTGACCGCGCCGCTGCGCAAGAAGGCCGCCGCCTCCGGCGACCCCCAGGGCATGGCGCTGTGGGCCGGGCAGGGCCACCGCCAGGCCCGCGAACTGCCCGCCGGTCAGCTCGTGGAGGTCCTGGCCGCCGAACTGGAAGCCGCGGCGACAGCGTTGTCCGCCCACCCGAAGGGACCCACCCGATGA
- a CDS encoding IclR family transcriptional regulator, with amino-acid sequence MSDTGGVREVKSAARTVELLELLAARGDRPARLQELADALAVPRSSMYALLQTLIARGWVRTDVTGSLYGIGIHALLTGTNYLDSDPRVRLVRPYLDEASQALGETVHLARLDGPDVAYLATRESHTYPRTLSRVGRRLPAHAGALGKALLAERPDSALPEGPYPALTPHTHTTRASLAADLAEVRARGWSVDREESVPGIIGLGFALRYDTPAQDAISCSVPVARWSPRHEERIVAVMREIRTKIEATAPGAAGGTVHWRR; translated from the coding sequence ATGTCGGATACAGGCGGCGTCCGCGAGGTGAAGTCCGCGGCGCGCACGGTCGAGCTGCTGGAACTCCTCGCCGCGCGCGGGGACCGCCCGGCCCGCCTCCAGGAGCTCGCCGACGCCCTCGCCGTGCCGCGCAGCTCCATGTACGCCCTGCTCCAGACCCTGATCGCACGGGGCTGGGTACGCACCGACGTCACCGGCTCCCTGTACGGCATCGGCATCCACGCCCTGCTGACCGGTACCAACTACCTCGACTCCGACCCGCGCGTCCGTCTCGTCCGGCCCTATCTCGACGAGGCGTCGCAGGCGCTCGGCGAGACGGTCCACCTGGCCCGGCTGGACGGCCCGGACGTCGCCTATCTGGCCACCCGCGAGTCGCACACGTACCCGCGCACCCTCAGCCGGGTCGGCCGCCGCCTCCCGGCCCACGCGGGCGCCCTGGGCAAGGCGCTGCTCGCCGAACGCCCCGACTCCGCCCTCCCCGAGGGCCCGTATCCGGCGCTGACGCCCCACACCCACACCACGCGCGCGTCCCTGGCCGCCGACCTCGCCGAGGTGCGCGCACGCGGCTGGTCGGTGGACCGCGAGGAGAGCGTCCCCGGCATCATCGGCCTCGGTTTCGCCCTGCGCTACGACACCCCCGCGCAGGACGCGATCAGCTGCTCGGTGCCGGTGGCCCGCTGGTCGCCCCGCCACGAGGAGCGGATCGTCGCGGTGATGCGGGAGATCCGGACGAAGATCGAGGCGACGGCCCCCGGAGCGGCGGGCGGCACGGTGCACTGGCGCAGGTGA